The proteins below come from a single Mytilus edulis chromosome 5, xbMytEdul2.2, whole genome shotgun sequence genomic window:
- the LOC139524639 gene encoding uncharacterized protein, with protein MKRVLYLYTFLVLICLKGVECLTNLQISTVGHAVLGPSDLELRCSYNPDTGDDIYSIDIPAELNGQYRTIVAFYPENRRKDGTLRMDGNYLNGRVTMNNPNQSSNVAVLIFNQTECIDETMYKCRVTYDSNIGTQIQESNATAIYVEARPTFPDSVPSYIPSAGIEEGMSVVFTCTGNVGKPMGTFRWIVYRRNANGISIQESLYDNVTTTGLEMPGTCTFNGTSQLTLQVESLDNNAVVRCQVVYQDVPHGNLYKQTNMINVYYSVRNVTVTKSHLHYTFGPERTTLTCTSDGNPAVRNEDYKWYKMSQQYTVIGTGSQLITNATVGESDVYICVAQNSYNGKTFSSNSSIQIKIGKILNS; from the exons GGGTAGAATGCTTAACAAATCTCCAGATAAGTACTGTTGGTCATGCTGTTCTTGGACCTAGTGATCTGGAATTACGATGTTCATACAATCCAGATACCGGGGATGATATATATTCCATCGACATACCCGCTGAATTGAACGGTCAGTATAGAACAATAGTCGCATTTTATCCAGAAAATAGAAGAAAAGATGGCACACTCCGAATGGACGGGAACTACCTAAATGGAAGAGTTACGATGAATAATCCCAATCAATCTTCTAATGTTGCTGTACTGATATTCAATCAAACTGAATGTATAGATGAAACCATGTACAAATGTAGAGTGACTTATGACAGTAATATTGGTACGCAGATCCAAGAATCAAACGCAACAGCCATATACGTGGAAG CAAGGCCAACATTCCCAGACAGTGTACCAAGCTATATACCCTCGGCTGGGATAGAAGAAGGAATGTCAGTTGTCTTCACGTGCACTGGAAATGTAGGAAAACCAATGGGTACATTTAGATGGATTGTATATAGACGTAACGCCAATGGTATTTCAATACAAGAATCGCTGTATGACAACGTGACTACAACAGGACTTGAAATGCCAGGAACCTGCACATTTAACGGTACCAGTCAGCTCACACTTCAGGTGGAAAGTCTGGACAACAACGCAGTAGTGAGATGTCAAGTGGTTTATCAAGATGTGCCACATggaaatttatataaacaaacgaACATGATAAATGTTTATT ACAGCGTGAGAAATGTTACAGTAACAAAGTCACATTTACATTACACTTTCGGCCCAGAACGAACAACTTTGACTTGTACATCAGATGGTAACCCAGCTGTTAGAAACGAAGACTATAAATGGTACAAAATGTCCCAGCAATACACAGTCATAGGAACTGGATCCCAGCTCATTACAAATGCTACTGTTGGGGAATCAGACGTCTATATTTGTGTGGCACAAAACAGTTACAATGGGAAAACGTTTAGCTCAAATAGCTCGATACAGATTAAAATAGGTAAGATATTAAACtcataa